The following proteins are encoded in a genomic region of Vicugna pacos chromosome 16, VicPac4, whole genome shotgun sequence:
- the ACBD4 gene encoding acyl-CoA-binding domain-containing protein 4 isoform X2 — protein sequence MGTKNESPEPNCQKQFQAAVSVIQNLPKNGSYRPSYEEMLRFYSYYKQATVGPCLVPRPGFWDPIGRYKWDAWNSLGKMSREEAMSAYITEMKLVAQKVIDTVPLGEVAEDMFGYFEPLYQVIPDMPRPPETFLRRVTGWKERVLNGDPGASPEPPCLPKEPAPPSPDAETSCAPEGQGTGSRASLRDPSVPLVAVSLMSPEQLEPELVDAEQRGALGGEPDTRNSPVSTTEKENLGSSLLGPQELDTWLMGTVQALQESMQDVQGRLQSLESMPSPPRQQRPPPRPWPLRLSGPALLFFLLWPFIVQWLFRQFRTQKR from the exons GCTCTTACCGCCCGTCTTATGAAGAGATGCTGCGATTCTACAGCTACTACAAGCAGGCTACAGTGGGGCCCTGCTTGGTCCCCCGGCCTGGATTCTGGGACCCTATTGGACGTTATAAATG GGATGCCTGGAACAGCCTGGGCAagatgagcagggaggaggccatGTCCGCCTACATCACTGAGATGAAGCTGGTGGCACAGAAG GTGATCGACACGGTGCCCCTGGGTGAGGTGGCAGAGGACATGTTTGGTTACTTCGAGCCCCTGTACCAGGTGATCCCTGACATGCCGAGGCCCCCGGAGACCTTCCTGAGAAGGGTCACAG GTTGGAAAGAGCGGGTGTTGAATGGAGATCCTGGAGCTTCCCCAGAGCCTCCTTGCCTCCCCAAGGAACCAGCCCCTCCAAGTCCAG ACGCCGAGACCTCCTGTGCTCCGGAAGGCCAAGGGACAGGTTCCAGGGCCTCTCTCAGGGATCCATCTGTGCCCCTTGTGGCAGTATCTCTAATGTCCCCTGAACAG CTGGAGCCTGAGCTG GTTGATGCAGAGCAGAGGGGCGCCCTTGGAGGAGAGCCCGATACCAGAAACAGCCCCGTGTCCACCACAGAGAAAG AAAATTTGGGAAGCagcctgctgggaccccaggaaTTGGACACATGGCTGATGGGGACAGTTCAGGCGCTGCAGGAGAGCATGCAGGATGTCCAGGGGAGACTGCAGAGCCTGGAGAGCATGCCCAGCCCCCCTAGGCAG CAGaggcccccacccaggccttGGCCCCTCAGGCTCTCCGGTCCGGCGCTGCTCTTCTTTCTCCTGTGGCCTTTCATCGTCCAGTGGCTCTTCCGACAGTTTCGGACCCAGAAGAGGTGA
- the ACBD4 gene encoding acyl-CoA-binding domain-containing protein 4 isoform X8: MLRFYSYYKQATVGPCLVPRPGFWDPIGRYKWDAWNSLGKMSREEAMSAYITEMKLVAQKVIDTVPLGEVAEDMFGYFEPLYQVIPDMPRPPETFLRRVTGWKERVLNGDPGASPEPPCLPKEPAPPSPDAETSCAPEGQGTGSRASLRDPSVPLVAVSLMSPEQLEPELQVDAEQRGALGGEPDTRNSPVSTTEKENLGSSLLGPQELDTWLMGTVQALQESMQDVQGRLQSLESMPSPPRQQRPPPRPWPLRLSGPALLFFLLWPFIVQWLFRQFRTQKR; encoded by the exons ATGCTGCGATTCTACAGCTACTACAAGCAGGCTACAGTGGGGCCCTGCTTGGTCCCCCGGCCTGGATTCTGGGACCCTATTGGACGTTATAAATG GGATGCCTGGAACAGCCTGGGCAagatgagcagggaggaggccatGTCCGCCTACATCACTGAGATGAAGCTGGTGGCACAGAAG GTGATCGACACGGTGCCCCTGGGTGAGGTGGCAGAGGACATGTTTGGTTACTTCGAGCCCCTGTACCAGGTGATCCCTGACATGCCGAGGCCCCCGGAGACCTTCCTGAGAAGGGTCACAG GTTGGAAAGAGCGGGTGTTGAATGGAGATCCTGGAGCTTCCCCAGAGCCTCCTTGCCTCCCCAAGGAACCAGCCCCTCCAAGTCCAG ACGCCGAGACCTCCTGTGCTCCGGAAGGCCAAGGGACAGGTTCCAGGGCCTCTCTCAGGGATCCATCTGTGCCCCTTGTGGCAGTATCTCTAATGTCCCCTGAACAG CTGGAGCCTGAGCTG CAGGTTGATGCAGAGCAGAGGGGCGCCCTTGGAGGAGAGCCCGATACCAGAAACAGCCCCGTGTCCACCACAGAGAAAG AAAATTTGGGAAGCagcctgctgggaccccaggaaTTGGACACATGGCTGATGGGGACAGTTCAGGCGCTGCAGGAGAGCATGCAGGATGTCCAGGGGAGACTGCAGAGCCTGGAGAGCATGCCCAGCCCCCCTAGGCAG CAGaggcccccacccaggccttGGCCCCTCAGGCTCTCCGGTCCGGCGCTGCTCTTCTTTCTCCTGTGGCCTTTCATCGTCCAGTGGCTCTTCCGACAGTTTCGGACCCAGAAGAGGTGA
- the ACBD4 gene encoding acyl-CoA-binding domain-containing protein 4 isoform X5, whose protein sequence is MGTKNESPEPNCQKQFQAAVSVIQNLPKNGSYRPSYEEMLRFYSYYKQATVGPCLVPRPGFWDPIGRYKWDAWNSLGKMSREEAMSAYITEMKLVAQKVIDTVPLGEVAEDMFGYFEPLYQVIPDMPRPPETFLRRVTGWKERVLNGDPGASPEPPCLPKEPAPPSPESQPPRDLDSEVFCDSLEQLEPELQVDAEQRGALGGEPDTRNSPVSTTEKENLGSSLLGPQELDTWLMGTVQALQESMQDVQGRLQSLESMPSPPRQRPPPRPWPLRLSGPALLFFLLWPFIVQWLFRQFRTQKR, encoded by the exons GCTCTTACCGCCCGTCTTATGAAGAGATGCTGCGATTCTACAGCTACTACAAGCAGGCTACAGTGGGGCCCTGCTTGGTCCCCCGGCCTGGATTCTGGGACCCTATTGGACGTTATAAATG GGATGCCTGGAACAGCCTGGGCAagatgagcagggaggaggccatGTCCGCCTACATCACTGAGATGAAGCTGGTGGCACAGAAG GTGATCGACACGGTGCCCCTGGGTGAGGTGGCAGAGGACATGTTTGGTTACTTCGAGCCCCTGTACCAGGTGATCCCTGACATGCCGAGGCCCCCGGAGACCTTCCTGAGAAGGGTCACAG GTTGGAAAGAGCGGGTGTTGAATGGAGATCCTGGAGCTTCCCCAGAGCCTCCTTGCCTCCCCAAGGAACCAGCCCCTCCAAGTCCAG agtcccagccacccagggACCTGGACTCTGAGGTTTTCTGTGATTCCCTGGAGCAGCTGGAGCCTGAGCTG CAGGTTGATGCAGAGCAGAGGGGCGCCCTTGGAGGAGAGCCCGATACCAGAAACAGCCCCGTGTCCACCACAGAGAAAG AAAATTTGGGAAGCagcctgctgggaccccaggaaTTGGACACATGGCTGATGGGGACAGTTCAGGCGCTGCAGGAGAGCATGCAGGATGTCCAGGGGAGACTGCAGAGCCTGGAGAGCATGCCCAGCCCCCCTAGGCAG aggcccccacccaggccttGGCCCCTCAGGCTCTCCGGTCCGGCGCTGCTCTTCTTTCTCCTGTGGCCTTTCATCGTCCAGTGGCTCTTCCGACAGTTTCGGACCCAGAAGAGGTGA
- the ACBD4 gene encoding acyl-CoA-binding domain-containing protein 4 isoform X3, with translation MGTKNESPEPNCQKQFQAAVSVIQNLPKNGSYRPSYEEMLRFYSYYKQATVGPCLVPRPGFWDPIGRYKWDAWNSLGKMSREEAMSAYITEMKLVAQKVIDTVPLGEVAEDMFGYFEPLYQVIPDMPRPPETFLRRVTGWKERVLNGDPGASPEPPCLPKEPAPPSPDAETSCAPEGQGTGSRASLRDPSVPLVAVSLMSPEQLEPELQVDAEQRGALGGEPDTRNSPVSTTEKENLGSSLLGPQELDTWLMGTVQALQESMQDVQGRLQSLESMPSPPRQRPPPRPWPLRLSGPALLFFLLWPFIVQWLFRQFRTQKR, from the exons GCTCTTACCGCCCGTCTTATGAAGAGATGCTGCGATTCTACAGCTACTACAAGCAGGCTACAGTGGGGCCCTGCTTGGTCCCCCGGCCTGGATTCTGGGACCCTATTGGACGTTATAAATG GGATGCCTGGAACAGCCTGGGCAagatgagcagggaggaggccatGTCCGCCTACATCACTGAGATGAAGCTGGTGGCACAGAAG GTGATCGACACGGTGCCCCTGGGTGAGGTGGCAGAGGACATGTTTGGTTACTTCGAGCCCCTGTACCAGGTGATCCCTGACATGCCGAGGCCCCCGGAGACCTTCCTGAGAAGGGTCACAG GTTGGAAAGAGCGGGTGTTGAATGGAGATCCTGGAGCTTCCCCAGAGCCTCCTTGCCTCCCCAAGGAACCAGCCCCTCCAAGTCCAG ACGCCGAGACCTCCTGTGCTCCGGAAGGCCAAGGGACAGGTTCCAGGGCCTCTCTCAGGGATCCATCTGTGCCCCTTGTGGCAGTATCTCTAATGTCCCCTGAACAG CTGGAGCCTGAGCTG CAGGTTGATGCAGAGCAGAGGGGCGCCCTTGGAGGAGAGCCCGATACCAGAAACAGCCCCGTGTCCACCACAGAGAAAG AAAATTTGGGAAGCagcctgctgggaccccaggaaTTGGACACATGGCTGATGGGGACAGTTCAGGCGCTGCAGGAGAGCATGCAGGATGTCCAGGGGAGACTGCAGAGCCTGGAGAGCATGCCCAGCCCCCCTAGGCAG aggcccccacccaggccttGGCCCCTCAGGCTCTCCGGTCCGGCGCTGCTCTTCTTTCTCCTGTGGCCTTTCATCGTCCAGTGGCTCTTCCGACAGTTTCGGACCCAGAAGAGGTGA
- the ACBD4 gene encoding acyl-CoA-binding domain-containing protein 4 isoform X6, whose amino-acid sequence MGTKNESPEPNCQKQFQAAVSVIQNLPKNGSYRPSYEEMLRFYSYYKQATVGPCLVPRPGFWDPIGRYKWDAWNSLGKMSREEAMSAYITEMKLVAQKVIDTVPLGEVAEDMFGYFEPLYQVIPDMPRPPETFLRRVTGWKERVLNGDPGASPEPPCLPKEPAPPSPESQPPRDLDSEVFCDSLEQLEPELVDAEQRGALGGEPDTRNSPVSTTEKENLGSSLLGPQELDTWLMGTVQALQESMQDVQGRLQSLESMPSPPRQQRPPPRPWPLRLSGPALLFFLLWPFIVQWLFRQFRTQKR is encoded by the exons GCTCTTACCGCCCGTCTTATGAAGAGATGCTGCGATTCTACAGCTACTACAAGCAGGCTACAGTGGGGCCCTGCTTGGTCCCCCGGCCTGGATTCTGGGACCCTATTGGACGTTATAAATG GGATGCCTGGAACAGCCTGGGCAagatgagcagggaggaggccatGTCCGCCTACATCACTGAGATGAAGCTGGTGGCACAGAAG GTGATCGACACGGTGCCCCTGGGTGAGGTGGCAGAGGACATGTTTGGTTACTTCGAGCCCCTGTACCAGGTGATCCCTGACATGCCGAGGCCCCCGGAGACCTTCCTGAGAAGGGTCACAG GTTGGAAAGAGCGGGTGTTGAATGGAGATCCTGGAGCTTCCCCAGAGCCTCCTTGCCTCCCCAAGGAACCAGCCCCTCCAAGTCCAG agtcccagccacccagggACCTGGACTCTGAGGTTTTCTGTGATTCCCTGGAGCAGCTGGAGCCTGAGCTG GTTGATGCAGAGCAGAGGGGCGCCCTTGGAGGAGAGCCCGATACCAGAAACAGCCCCGTGTCCACCACAGAGAAAG AAAATTTGGGAAGCagcctgctgggaccccaggaaTTGGACACATGGCTGATGGGGACAGTTCAGGCGCTGCAGGAGAGCATGCAGGATGTCCAGGGGAGACTGCAGAGCCTGGAGAGCATGCCCAGCCCCCCTAGGCAG CAGaggcccccacccaggccttGGCCCCTCAGGCTCTCCGGTCCGGCGCTGCTCTTCTTTCTCCTGTGGCCTTTCATCGTCCAGTGGCTCTTCCGACAGTTTCGGACCCAGAAGAGGTGA
- the ACBD4 gene encoding acyl-CoA-binding domain-containing protein 4 isoform X4: MGTKNESPEPNCQKQFQAAVSVIQNLPKNGSYRPSYEEMLRFYSYYKQATVGPCLVPRPGFWDPIGRYKWDAWNSLGKMSREEAMSAYITEMKLVAQKVIDTVPLGEVAEDMFGYFEPLYQVIPDMPRPPETFLRRVTGWKERVLNGDPGASPEPPCLPKEPAPPSPESQPPRDLDSEVFCDSLEQLEPELQVDAEQRGALGGEPDTRNSPVSTTEKENLGSSLLGPQELDTWLMGTVQALQESMQDVQGRLQSLESMPSPPRQQRPPPRPWPLRLSGPALLFFLLWPFIVQWLFRQFRTQKR, encoded by the exons GCTCTTACCGCCCGTCTTATGAAGAGATGCTGCGATTCTACAGCTACTACAAGCAGGCTACAGTGGGGCCCTGCTTGGTCCCCCGGCCTGGATTCTGGGACCCTATTGGACGTTATAAATG GGATGCCTGGAACAGCCTGGGCAagatgagcagggaggaggccatGTCCGCCTACATCACTGAGATGAAGCTGGTGGCACAGAAG GTGATCGACACGGTGCCCCTGGGTGAGGTGGCAGAGGACATGTTTGGTTACTTCGAGCCCCTGTACCAGGTGATCCCTGACATGCCGAGGCCCCCGGAGACCTTCCTGAGAAGGGTCACAG GTTGGAAAGAGCGGGTGTTGAATGGAGATCCTGGAGCTTCCCCAGAGCCTCCTTGCCTCCCCAAGGAACCAGCCCCTCCAAGTCCAG agtcccagccacccagggACCTGGACTCTGAGGTTTTCTGTGATTCCCTGGAGCAGCTGGAGCCTGAGCTG CAGGTTGATGCAGAGCAGAGGGGCGCCCTTGGAGGAGAGCCCGATACCAGAAACAGCCCCGTGTCCACCACAGAGAAAG AAAATTTGGGAAGCagcctgctgggaccccaggaaTTGGACACATGGCTGATGGGGACAGTTCAGGCGCTGCAGGAGAGCATGCAGGATGTCCAGGGGAGACTGCAGAGCCTGGAGAGCATGCCCAGCCCCCCTAGGCAG CAGaggcccccacccaggccttGGCCCCTCAGGCTCTCCGGTCCGGCGCTGCTCTTCTTTCTCCTGTGGCCTTTCATCGTCCAGTGGCTCTTCCGACAGTTTCGGACCCAGAAGAGGTGA
- the ACBD4 gene encoding acyl-CoA-binding domain-containing protein 4 isoform X11, with protein MSREEAMSAYITEMKLVAQKVIDTVPLGEVAEDMFGYFEPLYQVIPDMPRPPETFLRRVTGWKERVLNGDPGASPEPPCLPKEPAPPSPDAETSCAPEGQGTGSRASLRDPSVPLVAVSLMSPEQLEPELQVDAEQRGALGGEPDTRNSPVSTTEKENLGSSLLGPQELDTWLMGTVQALQESMQDVQGRLQSLESMPSPPRQQRPPPRPWPLRLSGPALLFFLLWPFIVQWLFRQFRTQKR; from the exons atgagcagggaggaggccatGTCCGCCTACATCACTGAGATGAAGCTGGTGGCACAGAAG GTGATCGACACGGTGCCCCTGGGTGAGGTGGCAGAGGACATGTTTGGTTACTTCGAGCCCCTGTACCAGGTGATCCCTGACATGCCGAGGCCCCCGGAGACCTTCCTGAGAAGGGTCACAG GTTGGAAAGAGCGGGTGTTGAATGGAGATCCTGGAGCTTCCCCAGAGCCTCCTTGCCTCCCCAAGGAACCAGCCCCTCCAAGTCCAG ACGCCGAGACCTCCTGTGCTCCGGAAGGCCAAGGGACAGGTTCCAGGGCCTCTCTCAGGGATCCATCTGTGCCCCTTGTGGCAGTATCTCTAATGTCCCCTGAACAG CTGGAGCCTGAGCTG CAGGTTGATGCAGAGCAGAGGGGCGCCCTTGGAGGAGAGCCCGATACCAGAAACAGCCCCGTGTCCACCACAGAGAAAG AAAATTTGGGAAGCagcctgctgggaccccaggaaTTGGACACATGGCTGATGGGGACAGTTCAGGCGCTGCAGGAGAGCATGCAGGATGTCCAGGGGAGACTGCAGAGCCTGGAGAGCATGCCCAGCCCCCCTAGGCAG CAGaggcccccacccaggccttGGCCCCTCAGGCTCTCCGGTCCGGCGCTGCTCTTCTTTCTCCTGTGGCCTTTCATCGTCCAGTGGCTCTTCCGACAGTTTCGGACCCAGAAGAGGTGA
- the HEXIM1 gene encoding protein HEXIM1 translates to MAEPLLSEYQHQPQTSNYTGAVAVHEEQNPDRPPGAEERVPEEDSRWQSRASPQSGGRPGQWGEGSLKPQPPPLQTQVCTESSCLKASEKGQNGDDLSAGGVPQPAAGGEQRPQAVEPLLSEYQYQPQTSNCTGAVAVHEEQNLDHPPGAEERVPDKDSRWQSRASPQSVGRPGQWGEGSLEFQPPSLQTQVCPESSCPEAGEKGQNGDDMSAGGAPPPAAGGEQRSEAEPLVQPCHDSETNKLGASAARGEAAWRQQQRQLGKKKHRRRRTSKKKRLWKPYYELTWEERRKFDERQSLRASRIRAEMFAKGQPVAPYNTTQFLMDDHDQEEPDLKTGLYPKRAAAKSDDTSDEDFMEEAAEEDGGSDGMGGDGSEFLQRDFSETYERYHAESLQNMSKQELIKEYLELEKCLSRMEDENNRLRLESKRLDGDDARVRELELELERLRAENLQLLTENELHRQQERAPLSKFGD, encoded by the coding sequence ATGGCCGAGCCACTCTTGTCAGAGTATCAGCACCAGCCTCAAACTAGCAACTATACAGGTGCTGTTGCTGTCCATGAAGAACAGAACCCCGATCGCCCCCCTGGCGCGGAGGAGCGGGTGCCCGAGGAGGACAGTAGGTGGCAATCGCGAGCGTCCCCCCAATCGGGTGGCCGTCCAGGGCAGTGGGGGGAAGGGAGCCTGAAGCCCCAGCCGCCTCCCCTGCAGACCCAGGTCTGCACAGAATCCAGCTGCCTGAAAGCAAGTGAGAAGGGCCAGAATGGGGACGACTTGTCCGCTGGCGGAGTCCCCCAGCCAGCGGCGGGAGGGGAACAGAGGCCCCAGGCCGTGGAGCCACTCTTGTCAGAGTATCAGTACCAGCCTCAAACTAGCAACTGTACAGGTGCTGTTGCTGTCCATGAAGAGCAGAACCTAGATCACCCCCCAGGCGCGGAGGAGCGGGTGCCTGATAAGGACAGTAGGTGGCAATCGCGAGCGTCCCCCCAATCGGTTGGCCGTCCGGGGCAGTGGGGGGAAGGGAGCCTGGAGTTCCAGCCACCTTCCCTGCAGACCCAGGTCTGCCCAGAATCCAGCTGCCCGGAAGCGGGTGAGAAGGGCCAGAATGGGGATGATATGTCCGCTGGCGGAGCCCCCCCGCCGGCGGCGGGAGGGGAACAGAGGTCCGAGGCCGAGCCGCTTGTCCAGCCTTGTCATGACTCCGAGACCAACAAGTTGGGGGCTTCTGCTGCAAGGGGCGAAGCGGCGTGGAGACAGCAGCAGAGACAGCTGGGCAAGAAAAAACATAGGAGGAGACGCACTTCCAAGAAGAAGAGACTTTGGAAACCTTACTACGAGCTGACctgggaggagagaagaaagttcGATGAGAGACAGAGCCTGCGAGCTTCGAGGATTCGAGCGGAGATGTTCGCCAAGGGCCAGCCGGTCGCGCCCTATAACACCACGCAGTTCCTCATGGATGATCACGACCAGGAGGAGCCAGATCTTAAAACCGGTCTCTATCCCAAACGGGCCGCTGCCAAATCCGACGACACCAGTGATGAAGACTTTATGGAAGAAGCAGCCGAGGAGGATGGGGGCAGCGACGGGATGGGAGGAGATGGCAGCGAGTTTCTGCAGCGGGACTTCTCGGAGACATACGAGCGGTACCACGCGGAGAGCCTGCAGAACATGAGCAAGCAGGAGCTCATCAAAGAGTACCTGGAGCTGGAGAAGTGCCTCTCTCGCATGGAGGACGAGAATAACCGGCTGCGGCTCGAAAGCAAACGGCTGGACGGCGACGACGCGCGTGTgcgggagctggagctggagctggagcggCTGCGCGCCGAGAACCTCCAGCTGCTGACGGAGAACGAACTGCACCGGCAGCAGGAGCGAGCGCCGCTGTCCAAGTTTGGAGACTAG
- the ACBD4 gene encoding acyl-CoA-binding domain-containing protein 4 isoform X1, with amino-acid sequence MGTKNESPEPNCQKQFQAAVSVIQNLPKNGSYRPSYEEMLRFYSYYKQATVGPCLVPRPGFWDPIGRYKWDAWNSLGKMSREEAMSAYITEMKLVAQKVIDTVPLGEVAEDMFGYFEPLYQVIPDMPRPPETFLRRVTGWKERVLNGDPGASPEPPCLPKEPAPPSPDAETSCAPEGQGTGSRASLRDPSVPLVAVSLMSPEQLEPELQVDAEQRGALGGEPDTRNSPVSTTEKENLGSSLLGPQELDTWLMGTVQALQESMQDVQGRLQSLESMPSPPRQQRPPPRPWPLRLSGPALLFFLLWPFIVQWLFRQFRTQKR; translated from the exons GCTCTTACCGCCCGTCTTATGAAGAGATGCTGCGATTCTACAGCTACTACAAGCAGGCTACAGTGGGGCCCTGCTTGGTCCCCCGGCCTGGATTCTGGGACCCTATTGGACGTTATAAATG GGATGCCTGGAACAGCCTGGGCAagatgagcagggaggaggccatGTCCGCCTACATCACTGAGATGAAGCTGGTGGCACAGAAG GTGATCGACACGGTGCCCCTGGGTGAGGTGGCAGAGGACATGTTTGGTTACTTCGAGCCCCTGTACCAGGTGATCCCTGACATGCCGAGGCCCCCGGAGACCTTCCTGAGAAGGGTCACAG GTTGGAAAGAGCGGGTGTTGAATGGAGATCCTGGAGCTTCCCCAGAGCCTCCTTGCCTCCCCAAGGAACCAGCCCCTCCAAGTCCAG ACGCCGAGACCTCCTGTGCTCCGGAAGGCCAAGGGACAGGTTCCAGGGCCTCTCTCAGGGATCCATCTGTGCCCCTTGTGGCAGTATCTCTAATGTCCCCTGAACAG CTGGAGCCTGAGCTG CAGGTTGATGCAGAGCAGAGGGGCGCCCTTGGAGGAGAGCCCGATACCAGAAACAGCCCCGTGTCCACCACAGAGAAAG AAAATTTGGGAAGCagcctgctgggaccccaggaaTTGGACACATGGCTGATGGGGACAGTTCAGGCGCTGCAGGAGAGCATGCAGGATGTCCAGGGGAGACTGCAGAGCCTGGAGAGCATGCCCAGCCCCCCTAGGCAG CAGaggcccccacccaggccttGGCCCCTCAGGCTCTCCGGTCCGGCGCTGCTCTTCTTTCTCCTGTGGCCTTTCATCGTCCAGTGGCTCTTCCGACAGTTTCGGACCCAGAAGAGGTGA
- the ACBD4 gene encoding acyl-CoA-binding domain-containing protein 4 isoform X7, translating to MGTKNESPEPNCQKQFQAAVSVIQNLPKNGSYRPSYEEMLRFYSYYKQATVGPCLVPRPGFWDPIGRYKWDAWNSLGKMSREEAMSAYITEMKLVAQKVIDTVPLGEVAEDMFGYFEPLYQVIPDMPRPPETFLRRVTGWKERVLNGDPGASPEPPCLPKEPAPPSPESQPPRDLDSEVFCDSLEQLEPELVDAEQRGALGGEPDTRNSPVSTTEKENLGSSLLGPQELDTWLMGTVQALQESMQDVQGRLQSLESMPSPPRQRPPPRPWPLRLSGPALLFFLLWPFIVQWLFRQFRTQKR from the exons GCTCTTACCGCCCGTCTTATGAAGAGATGCTGCGATTCTACAGCTACTACAAGCAGGCTACAGTGGGGCCCTGCTTGGTCCCCCGGCCTGGATTCTGGGACCCTATTGGACGTTATAAATG GGATGCCTGGAACAGCCTGGGCAagatgagcagggaggaggccatGTCCGCCTACATCACTGAGATGAAGCTGGTGGCACAGAAG GTGATCGACACGGTGCCCCTGGGTGAGGTGGCAGAGGACATGTTTGGTTACTTCGAGCCCCTGTACCAGGTGATCCCTGACATGCCGAGGCCCCCGGAGACCTTCCTGAGAAGGGTCACAG GTTGGAAAGAGCGGGTGTTGAATGGAGATCCTGGAGCTTCCCCAGAGCCTCCTTGCCTCCCCAAGGAACCAGCCCCTCCAAGTCCAG agtcccagccacccagggACCTGGACTCTGAGGTTTTCTGTGATTCCCTGGAGCAGCTGGAGCCTGAGCTG GTTGATGCAGAGCAGAGGGGCGCCCTTGGAGGAGAGCCCGATACCAGAAACAGCCCCGTGTCCACCACAGAGAAAG AAAATTTGGGAAGCagcctgctgggaccccaggaaTTGGACACATGGCTGATGGGGACAGTTCAGGCGCTGCAGGAGAGCATGCAGGATGTCCAGGGGAGACTGCAGAGCCTGGAGAGCATGCCCAGCCCCCCTAGGCAG aggcccccacccaggccttGGCCCCTCAGGCTCTCCGGTCCGGCGCTGCTCTTCTTTCTCCTGTGGCCTTTCATCGTCCAGTGGCTCTTCCGACAGTTTCGGACCCAGAAGAGGTGA